A portion of the Gossypium arboreum isolate Shixiya-1 chromosome 8, ASM2569848v2, whole genome shotgun sequence genome contains these proteins:
- the LOC108468940 gene encoding 21 kDa protein-like: MEVSSLRHWKVIPILLITLQFTTNMVLSLVDAPFDNQRNIEYIKSSCSSTTYPRLCYRSLSIYANKINTSPRLLVDTALNVTLKASKSTSRLMVKISRIHGLRPRVAAAMADCIEVIGDSVDELQQSIEELGHVSRSNFALTMSDIQTWVSAALTDEDTCMDGFAGKSMNGNVKTMVRKRIVKITHLTSNALALVNNYASTQSNLP, from the coding sequence ATGGAAGTTTCATCTTTACGCCATTGGAAGGTTATCCCAATCCTGCTTATTACCcttcaattcactactaacatGGTCTTGAGCTTAGTTGATGCACCATTTGACAACCAAAGAAACATTGAGTACATCAAATCTTCATGCAGCTCCACAACTTATCCCAGACTGTGCTATCGCTCACTCTCGATCTACGCAAACAAAATCAACACCAGCCCCAGATTGTTAGTGGATACTGCCCTCAATGTTACCCTCAAGGCCAGCAAATCAACTTCAAGGTTGATGGTGAAGATCTCTAGAATCCACGGTTTGAGGCCTAGGGTAGCTGCTGCCATGGCAGATTGCATTGAGGTGATCGGTGACTCTGTTGATGAGCTTCAACAGTCTATAGAGGAACTTGGTCACGTTAGCCGCTCAAATTTTGCGCTTACAATGAGTGATATTCAAACTTGGGTTAGTGCAGCGCTGACAGATGAAGATACTTGCATGGATGGATTTGCAGGAAAGTCCATGAATGGAAATGTAAAGACTATGGTAAGGAAAAGGATTGTTAAAATTACACATTTGACAAGCAATGCCCTGGCTCTCGTCAACAACTATGCCTCAACTCAAAGTAACTTACCTTAA